In the genome of Gordonia rubripertincta, one region contains:
- the scnC gene encoding thiocyanate hydrolase subunit gamma — translation MSDATGAHDHDHDHDHARTVAPMVEEVTDFEVLEIALRELCIEKGLFTAEEHRRFTEFAEQIGPTPAATLVARAWLEPDFKEFALAEPMTASKEVGVDWLEPTGFGTPSDFTAFSILEDTPSVHHVIVCALCSCYPRPILGNSPEWYRTPNYRRRMVRWPRQVLSEFGLQLPDGVSVRVQDSNQKHRFMVMPQRPAGTEDWTQEQLAEILTRDCLIGVALPKPGVTTNAVTTVRPAIHPAGE, via the coding sequence ATGAGCGACGCCACCGGTGCGCACGATCACGATCACGATCACGACCACGCGCGGACGGTCGCGCCGATGGTCGAGGAGGTCACCGACTTCGAGGTGCTCGAGATCGCGCTACGTGAATTGTGTATCGAGAAGGGACTTTTCACCGCCGAGGAACATCGGCGATTCACCGAGTTCGCCGAGCAGATCGGGCCGACACCGGCAGCGACCCTGGTTGCGCGCGCCTGGCTGGAACCGGACTTCAAAGAGTTCGCGCTCGCCGAACCCATGACCGCGAGCAAGGAGGTCGGGGTCGATTGGCTCGAGCCCACCGGTTTCGGCACACCCAGTGACTTCACCGCGTTCTCGATACTCGAAGACACCCCGTCGGTCCATCACGTGATCGTGTGCGCGCTGTGTTCGTGTTATCCGCGGCCGATCCTCGGCAATTCGCCCGAGTGGTATCGCACGCCGAACTACCGGCGTCGCATGGTGCGATGGCCGCGACAGGTGTTGTCGGAGTTCGGGCTCCAACTGCCCGACGGTGTATCGGTCCGCGTCCAGGACTCCAATCAGAAGCATCGGTTCATGGTGATGCCGCAACGCCCGGCGGGGACGGAGGACTGGACCCAGGAGCAGCTGGCCGAGATCCTCACCCGCGATTGTCTGATCGGGGTGGCCCTTCCGAAGCCGGGGGTGACCACCAACGCGGTCACCACCGTCCGGCCGGCCATCCACCCGGCGGGAGAGTGA
- a CDS encoding SH3-like domain-containing protein has product MSTAEERARQLDLVARLKSSYPELPDAPTPDLLDHARITAYLKPVHDVGGEPDAPIFYEGKAYELWEHMTYVMCEVLAWRGIWLSEERRRIGNVDVGRAEYLGLPYYGRWLLAVARVLVEKHHIALGELSERMLEVQDRYAGGLAGKKLEARPRSVGDGSDVPRNTHHRHAVGVGDPQIYAGRAGEARFAVGDPVVVRELPVVFYTRTPEYVRGATGQISAVAYESPAPEDETWGLSDAQPEWFYVVEFQMSDLWHGYTGTADDTLRTEIPERWLAPAGREES; this is encoded by the coding sequence ATGAGCACAGCAGAAGAACGCGCCAGACAGCTCGATCTTGTTGCGCGCCTGAAATCTTCGTATCCGGAACTTCCGGACGCGCCCACTCCCGATCTCCTCGATCACGCGCGTATCACCGCCTACCTCAAACCGGTGCATGACGTCGGCGGTGAACCCGACGCGCCGATCTTCTACGAGGGAAAGGCCTACGAGCTGTGGGAACACATGACGTACGTCATGTGTGAAGTGCTGGCCTGGCGCGGGATCTGGCTCTCCGAGGAACGTCGGCGGATCGGCAACGTCGACGTCGGCCGCGCGGAGTACCTCGGACTGCCGTACTACGGCCGATGGTTGCTCGCGGTTGCGAGAGTTCTGGTCGAGAAACACCACATCGCGCTCGGCGAGCTCTCCGAGCGCATGCTCGAGGTGCAGGATCGATACGCCGGCGGACTGGCGGGCAAGAAGCTCGAAGCGCGACCACGCAGTGTCGGTGACGGATCCGACGTTCCCCGCAACACCCATCACCGGCACGCCGTCGGGGTCGGGGATCCCCAGATCTACGCGGGGAGGGCCGGTGAGGCCCGGTTCGCCGTCGGCGATCCCGTCGTCGTGCGCGAGCTTCCCGTCGTCTTCTACACGCGCACACCGGAATACGTGCGCGGTGCAACCGGTCAGATCTCCGCCGTCGCTTACGAGAGTCCAGCGCCCGAAGACGAGACGTGGGGTCTGTCCGATGCCCAACCGGAGTGGTTCTACGTCGTCGAGTTCCAGATGAGCGACCTGTGGCACGGGTACACCGGCACCGCCGACGACACCCTGCGAACCGAGATCCCGGAGAGGTGGCTGGCACCGGCCGGTCGAGAGGAGAGCTAG
- the sigM gene encoding RNA polymerase sigma factor SigM: MAGGNDAVDLHTDEQLLRAHAAGDPGAFTDLINRHLDYLWSVAIRTSQNPEDAADGLQDALLAAHRTAGDFRSDAKVTSWLHRIVVNACLDRIRRNNARRTVPLPEWDVLSIADTADDIAAVDLSVSIGRALHALPEGQRQAIVAVDLEGYSVAEAASLLGVAEGTIKSRCARGRLKLAQVLGHLRTADDA, encoded by the coding sequence ATGGCCGGGGGGAACGACGCAGTTGACCTGCACACCGATGAGCAGTTGTTACGCGCTCACGCCGCCGGCGACCCGGGCGCGTTCACCGATCTGATCAACCGTCACCTCGACTATCTGTGGTCGGTCGCCATTCGGACCAGCCAGAACCCCGAGGATGCCGCCGACGGGTTGCAGGACGCACTACTCGCCGCCCACCGGACCGCCGGGGATTTCCGCTCCGACGCGAAGGTGACCAGTTGGCTGCATCGGATCGTCGTCAACGCCTGCCTCGACCGGATCCGACGCAACAACGCCCGCCGGACCGTTCCGCTGCCCGAGTGGGATGTGCTGTCGATCGCCGACACCGCCGATGACATCGCCGCGGTGGATCTGTCCGTCTCCATCGGCCGGGCTCTGCACGCGCTTCCCGAAGGCCAGCGGCAGGCCATCGTCGCCGTCGATCTCGAGGGTTACTCGGTCGCCGAGGCCGCCTCACTCCTCGGCGTCGCCGAGGGGACCATCAAGAGTCGATGCGCACGCGGACGACTCAAACTCGCCCAGGTCCTGGGTCATCTCCGGACTGCCGATGACGCGTAA
- a CDS encoding SH3-like domain-containing protein produces MSTQSETGDAYPPLAEVVQRDQVWPRMAAKYGVANLVPPWKTSLDGLCDALDRAADSGCAAPGVVERRDEEDRLAATTYADLPYPENQLVALAHTLLDRGVIDQRELAERMAAVRARLEA; encoded by the coding sequence ATGTCGACGCAGTCCGAGACCGGAGACGCCTACCCGCCGCTCGCCGAGGTCGTCCAACGTGACCAGGTATGGCCGCGAATGGCCGCCAAGTACGGGGTCGCCAACCTCGTCCCACCATGGAAGACCAGCCTCGACGGTCTCTGCGACGCGCTCGACCGGGCCGCCGACAGCGGATGCGCGGCACCCGGGGTCGTGGAGCGCCGCGACGAGGAGGACAGGTTGGCGGCGACCACCTACGCCGACCTTCCCTACCCGGAGAACCAGCTTGTCGCCCTCGCGCACACCCTGCTCGATCGCGGGGTGATCGACCAGCGCGAACTCGCGGAGCGGATGGCCGCGGTCCGAGCCCGTCTGGAGGCGTGA
- the trxB gene encoding thioredoxin-disulfide reductase has protein sequence MSQPETQQIHDVIIIGSGPAGYTAAIYAARAELAPIVFEGTQFGGALMTTTEVENFPGFQTGIQGPALMDEMREQAIRFGADLRMEDVDTVRLEGDIKEVQVGGEVFRARAVILAMGAAARYLGVEGEQELLGRGVSACATCDGFFFKDQDIAVIGGGDSAMEEATFLTKFARTVTLVHRRDEFRASKIMLERARANDKIRFVTNAAVRSVIGDGSVSGLEIEDTRNGELSTLDVTGMFVAIGHDPRSELVRGQVDLDDEGYVLVQGRTTYTSLPGVFACGDLVDHTYRQAITAAGSGCSAAIDAERWLAEQGEAPAHTVDAESVADVEAVQAPA, from the coding sequence ATGAGCCAGCCAGAGACCCAGCAGATCCACGACGTGATCATCATCGGATCTGGTCCTGCCGGGTACACCGCGGCGATCTACGCCGCGCGCGCCGAGCTAGCGCCGATTGTCTTCGAGGGCACCCAGTTCGGTGGCGCGCTGATGACGACCACCGAGGTCGAGAACTTCCCCGGCTTCCAGACCGGCATCCAGGGCCCGGCCCTGATGGACGAAATGCGCGAGCAGGCGATCCGATTCGGCGCCGACCTGCGCATGGAGGACGTCGACACGGTCCGCCTCGAGGGCGACATCAAGGAGGTCCAGGTCGGCGGTGAGGTGTTCCGCGCGCGCGCTGTCATCCTCGCGATGGGCGCGGCAGCACGGTACCTCGGAGTCGAAGGAGAACAGGAACTCCTCGGTCGCGGCGTATCCGCATGCGCGACCTGCGACGGCTTCTTCTTCAAGGACCAGGACATCGCCGTCATCGGCGGCGGCGACTCGGCGATGGAGGAAGCGACCTTCCTCACGAAGTTCGCCCGAACTGTCACACTGGTTCATCGTCGGGACGAATTCCGCGCCTCGAAGATCATGCTCGAGCGCGCTCGCGCCAACGACAAGATCCGCTTCGTCACCAATGCCGCCGTTCGATCGGTCATCGGCGACGGGTCGGTGAGCGGCCTGGAGATCGAGGACACCCGCAACGGTGAGCTCAGCACCCTCGACGTGACCGGCATGTTCGTCGCGATCGGTCACGACCCGCGCAGCGAACTGGTCCGCGGACAGGTCGACCTCGACGACGAGGGCTACGTCCTCGTGCAGGGCCGCACCACCTACACCTCCCTGCCCGGCGTCTTCGCCTGTGGCGATCTGGTCGACCACACCTATCGCCAGGCCATCACCGCAGCCGGGAGCGGTTGCTCGGCGGCCATCGACGCGGAGCGCTGGCTCGCCGAGCAGGGTGAGGCGCCCGCACACACCGTCGACGCCGAGTCCGTCGCCGACGTCGAAGCTGTTCAGGCACCCGCCTGA
- the trxA gene encoding thioredoxin, with protein sequence MGANTVVVNDTTFKDTVLGADKPVLVDFWATWCGPCRMVAPVLEEIARDNGDKLTIAKLDVDESPATARDFQIMSIPTMILFDKGQPVKTIVGAKGKAALLRELDSVIGQSA encoded by the coding sequence ATGGGTGCAAACACGGTCGTCGTGAACGACACCACCTTCAAGGACACCGTTCTCGGTGCCGACAAGCCGGTCCTGGTCGATTTCTGGGCAACCTGGTGCGGCCCGTGCCGCATGGTCGCCCCGGTTCTTGAGGAGATCGCCCGCGACAACGGCGACAAGCTCACCATCGCCAAGCTCGACGTCGATGAGAGCCCGGCCACCGCGCGTGACTTCCAGATCATGTCGATCCCGACCATGATCCTGTTCGACAAGGGTCAGCCGGTGAAGACCATCGTCGGCGCCAAGGGCAAGGCCGCACTGCTACGCGAACTCGATTCGGTGATCGGCCAGTCAGCCTGA